From a region of the Daphnia magna isolate NIES linkage group LG1, ASM2063170v1.1, whole genome shotgun sequence genome:
- the LOC116930832 gene encoding LOW QUALITY PROTEIN: CDAN1-interacting nuclease 1 (The sequence of the model RefSeq protein was modified relative to this genomic sequence to represent the inferred CDS: deleted 1 base in 1 codon) has translation MSNQNKYSRTRDSLYKLPFRNRIQSLQKLFPELSVDTLKCVVAQECQKRMKGSHGRLTTSETVEVMYKKFTNSILMNEEPGILLRLSDEVGLTPALLARSIIERHYQRDDKSKPAKLLVSTLMKNTALIDDRDLAFETYLCLLEDEEYGPIAEATKQSKGYEYEMYLRMELENCKVSFLHEDHLRMKGYDKTPDIKLEIPVAIDGQVINWIESKALFGDEEVHRGYLKDQLYSYWNRFGPGLVIYWFGYVEDLEKIHQNRIILIRDTLPTNMVLMDQHL, from the exons ATgtcaaatcaaaataaatattCCAGAACTCGAG ATTCCCTGTATAAGTTACCATTCCGAAATAGAATTCAAAGCCTACAAAAGCTTTTCCCAGA ACTCTCTGTCGATACCTTGAAATGCGTTGTTGCACAGGAATGCCAGAAACGAATGAAAGGTTCGCATGGAAGATTAACAACTTCGGAAACAGTGGAGGTCATGTACAAAAA ATTTACAAACTCTATTTTGATGAATGAAGAACCAGGGATTTTGCTTCGATTGTCGGATGAAGTTGGGCTAACTCCAGCTCTTCTAGCTCGATCCATAATAGAAAGACATTATCAAAGAGATGATAAGTCAA AGCCTGCAAAACTCTTGGTTTCAACTCTAATGAAAAACACTGCATTGATAGACGACAGAGATTTAGCATTTGAAACTTATCTG TGTTTGCTTGAAGATGAGGAGTATGGTCCAATAGCAGAAGCTACCAAGCA ATCTAAAGGTTATGAATATGAAATG TATCTCCGAATGGAACTGGAAAATTGTAAGGTTTCCTTTCTTCATGAAGATCATCTTAGGATGAAAGGGTATGACAAAACACCAGATATAAAGTTGGAAATTCCTGTTG CTATTGATGGGCAAGTGATAAACTGGATCGAAAGCAAAGCTCTTTTCGGCGATGAGGAAGTTCATCGTGGTTATCTGAAAGATCAACTATATAGCTACTGGAACAG ATTTGGACCTGGGCTTGTAATCTATTGGTTCGGATATGTGGaagacttagaaaaaattcacCAAAATCGAATTATTCTTATAAGAGAT